One Gloeobacter morelensis MG652769 DNA window includes the following coding sequences:
- a CDS encoding heavy metal-binding domain-containing protein: MIISTTTVVEGRPVRSYLGVVTGEAILGANVFADFFAKIRDIVGGRSAAYERELRKARQIAMDEMTREARELGADGVIGVDIDYETISVPEGGSMLMVSVSGTAVQLS, from the coding sequence GTGATTATCAGCACCACCACCGTCGTCGAAGGCCGCCCGGTCCGGAGCTATCTGGGCGTCGTGACCGGCGAGGCCATCCTGGGCGCCAACGTCTTCGCCGACTTTTTTGCCAAGATCCGCGACATCGTGGGCGGTCGCTCCGCCGCCTACGAGCGAGAATTGCGCAAAGCCCGCCAGATTGCCATGGACGAGATGACCCGCGAGGCGCGCGAACTGGGCGCCGATGGGGTGATTGGCGTCGACATCGACTACGAGACCATCTCCGTCCCCGAAGGCGGCAGCATGCTGATGGTCTCGGTCTCCGGCACCGCCGTCCAACTCAGCTGA
- a CDS encoding FG-GAP repeat domain-containing protein has product MIFQRAFAASRPRGRSALHRLGLGLLAASGLCAALVVFSTSAPAQAPACARTDFNCDGKPDVVWRNFGTGADAGKNLVWYMDGLTYLSAVSLPAQTDLNWQIGGTGDFTADGKTDIVWRDFGSGLNYVWSLEDDDDDDDNRYGRGFTDDDDDDDDFEQIPLPVESDLDWQIVAVDNFGDSARPDILWQNTATGEVRVWYMNGAVRVSSTILGAESDLNWRIVGAGDFNGDAKPDILWRNYGSGSEAGTHRVWYLDGTTFTESATFSPVSNLDWEIVGVGDYGKLQSGSIPQVIAGQDGQTDIVWRNKVTGESALWLMNGITFNLTGYLPQVVNVASLNAANGLPSTTQIQGTPSPWSAITK; this is encoded by the coding sequence TTGATATTCCAAAGGGCATTCGCTGCTTCTCGCCCCCGCGGGCGATCGGCGCTTCACCGCCTGGGGCTGGGGTTGCTGGCCGCCTCGGGCCTATGCGCGGCGTTGGTGGTCTTCAGCACTTCAGCACCCGCCCAAGCACCCGCCTGCGCGCGCACCGACTTCAACTGCGACGGCAAACCCGACGTCGTCTGGCGCAACTTCGGCACCGGTGCCGACGCGGGCAAAAATCTGGTCTGGTACATGGACGGCCTGACCTACCTTTCGGCGGTCAGCCTGCCCGCCCAAACCGATCTCAACTGGCAAATCGGGGGCACCGGCGACTTCACGGCTGACGGCAAGACGGATATCGTCTGGCGCGACTTTGGTAGCGGCCTGAACTACGTCTGGTCGCTGGAAGATGACGACGATGATGACGACAATCGATACGGCCGTGGCTTTACCGACGACGATGACGACGATGATGACTTCGAGCAGATCCCGCTGCCTGTGGAGTCGGACCTCGACTGGCAAATCGTCGCTGTGGACAATTTCGGCGACAGTGCCCGGCCGGACATCCTCTGGCAGAACACAGCCACCGGCGAGGTGCGCGTCTGGTACATGAACGGGGCCGTGCGGGTCTCTTCGACCATCCTTGGGGCGGAGAGCGACCTTAACTGGCGGATTGTGGGGGCGGGCGATTTCAATGGCGACGCCAAGCCCGACATTCTCTGGCGCAACTACGGCAGCGGCAGCGAGGCCGGCACCCACCGCGTCTGGTACCTCGACGGCACCACCTTCACCGAATCGGCGACCTTTTCGCCGGTGAGCAATCTCGACTGGGAGATCGTCGGCGTGGGCGACTACGGCAAGCTTCAGAGCGGCTCGATTCCGCAAGTGATAGCAGGCCAGGACGGCCAGACCGACATTGTCTGGCGCAACAAGGTCACCGGCGAGAGCGCCCTCTGGCTGATGAACGGCATCACCTTCAATCTCACCGGCTACCTGCCCCAGGTGGTCAACGTCGCGTCGTTGAACGCCGCCAACGGTCTTCCGAGCACAACGCAAATCCAGGGCACCCCCAGCCCCTGGTCGGCAATTACCAAGTGA
- a CDS encoding DUF4926 domain-containing protein produces the protein MSLDLYQYVALLRDLPEHGLRKGDVATLVDRVPHPKGGEEGCVLEVFNAVGESIAVVVVPCSQVKALHSDEILTVRSLLQAS, from the coding sequence ATGAGCCTTGATTTGTATCAGTACGTTGCACTTTTGCGCGATCTGCCGGAGCATGGCCTCCGCAAAGGGGATGTCGCCACTCTCGTTGATCGCGTCCCTCATCCGAAAGGAGGCGAGGAAGGCTGTGTCCTGGAAGTATTCAATGCCGTTGGAGAATCGATTGCTGTTGTAGTAGTTCCTTGTTCTCAGGTCAAAGCGCTGCACTCTGACGAAATCCTGACGGTCCGTTCGCTCCTACAAGCCAGTTAG
- a CDS encoding FG-GAP repeat domain-containing protein: protein MLERKQVTILANVWHSTAPASLASSLSLIPLLLSSALMASIPPASAQSISCGNSDFNCDGHPDILWRNYGAGPEAGENAVWFMDGASYVSTASLPSQTDRNWQIVGTGDFNGDTKPDIVWRNKTSGQHSL, encoded by the coding sequence ATGCTCGAACGCAAACAGGTAACGATCCTTGCAAATGTGTGGCATTCGACAGCACCGGCAAGTTTGGCAAGTAGTCTTAGTCTTATTCCGCTTCTTTTGAGCTCCGCATTAATGGCGTCGATTCCTCCGGCCTCTGCTCAATCGATAAGTTGCGGTAACAGTGACTTCAACTGTGATGGTCATCCGGATATTCTTTGGCGAAATTACGGTGCTGGCCCGGAAGCTGGCGAGAATGCTGTTTGGTTTATGGACGGTGCATCATATGTGTCTACCGCTTCTTTACCTTCGCAGACTGATCGCAATTGGCAGATCGTGGGCACAGGAGATTTCAACGGCGACACCAAACCAGATATTGTCTGGCGTAACAAGACCAGTGGCCAGCACTCTCTGTAG
- a CDS encoding response regulator transcription factor, with protein MHSILIAQNEPRVAALLASSLHTHGFEAVIARSREQTLTLACGDHFDLLVIDFQSPDKGGLSVLETLQSSSAPLPTIALVAREAVDAIATGHNSHLSDFVIKPFRFTELLARIRLRLRKRCAAGEGALTVLRSGDIVLDLCAREARVGGRAVELTPREFVLAEAFLRNAGRVLGRDYLLSNIWGYDYDPGSNIVDVYVRHLRIKLCGRRLETIRGLGYRLS; from the coding sequence ATGCACAGCATACTGATCGCCCAGAACGAGCCGCGCGTTGCCGCTCTGCTGGCAAGCAGCCTGCATACCCACGGCTTCGAGGCGGTGATTGCCCGCAGTAGGGAGCAGACACTCACGCTCGCCTGCGGCGACCACTTCGACCTGCTGGTCATCGATTTTCAATCGCCCGACAAAGGCGGCCTGAGCGTGCTCGAAACCTTACAAAGCAGTAGTGCACCGCTGCCGACCATCGCCCTGGTCGCCCGCGAGGCAGTAGACGCCATCGCCACCGGCCACAATAGCCATCTGAGCGACTTTGTGATCAAGCCGTTTCGGTTTACCGAACTGCTGGCGCGCATCCGCCTGCGCCTGCGCAAGCGGTGCGCGGCGGGCGAAGGGGCGCTGACTGTCCTGCGCTCGGGGGATATCGTTCTGGATCTGTGCGCCCGCGAAGCGCGGGTGGGCGGTCGGGCAGTCGAGCTGACCCCGCGCGAGTTCGTGCTGGCCGAGGCGTTTTTGCGCAACGCCGGGCGGGTGCTGGGCCGCGACTATCTGTTGAGCAACATCTGGGGCTACGACTACGACCCCGGCTCCAACATCGTCGATGTCTACGTCCGCCACCTGCGCATCAAGCTGTGCGGCCGCCGCCTGGAGACGATTCGCGGTCTGGGCTACCGGCTTAGCTGA
- the glnA gene encoding type I glutamate--ammonia ligase produces the protein MAKTPDDVLKMIQDEDVKIVDLKFIDLPGTWQHCSFATNQIDADAFAEGIPFDGSSIRGWKAINESDMLMVPDPSTAFIDPFFKETTLSLTCSIREPRTGEPYGRDPRTIAAKALEYLKGTGIADTAYFGPEAEFFIFDDVRFDQTQNAGYYYLDSVEGNWNTGRSEGPNLGYKPRNKEGYFPVAPTDSMQDIRTEMLLTMGSLGVPIEKHHHEVASGGQAELGVRFLSMVEAADALQIYKYVIKNVARKHGKVATFMPKPIFNDNGTGMHTHQSLWKDGQPLFAGDKYADLSEMALYYIGGLLKHAPAILAFSNPTTNSYKRLVPGFEAPVNLAYSQGNRSASIRIPLSGKSPKAKRLEFRCPDASSNAYIAFAAMLMAGLDGIKNKIDPGEPLDVDIYELSAEELAKVPSTPGSLSEALKALEEDHAFLTEGGVFSEELINVWIEYKLEKEVIPMSLRPHPYEFSLYFDV, from the coding sequence ATGGCGAAGACTCCCGACGACGTTCTCAAGATGATTCAGGATGAGGACGTCAAAATAGTTGACTTAAAGTTCATCGATTTGCCGGGCACCTGGCAGCATTGTTCGTTTGCCACCAACCAGATCGATGCGGATGCTTTTGCCGAGGGCATCCCTTTTGACGGTTCGAGCATCCGTGGCTGGAAGGCCATCAACGAGTCGGACATGTTGATGGTGCCGGATCCGAGCACGGCGTTCATCGATCCGTTCTTCAAAGAAACGACTTTGAGCCTTACCTGCTCGATCCGCGAGCCGCGCACGGGCGAACCCTACGGCCGCGACCCGCGCACGATTGCCGCGAAGGCACTTGAATATCTCAAAGGCACCGGCATCGCCGACACCGCCTACTTCGGTCCCGAGGCGGAATTTTTCATCTTCGACGATGTGCGCTTCGATCAGACCCAGAATGCGGGCTACTACTATCTCGACTCGGTCGAAGGCAACTGGAACACCGGCCGCAGCGAAGGCCCGAACCTGGGCTACAAGCCGCGCAACAAAGAAGGGTACTTCCCGGTTGCACCCACCGACTCGATGCAGGACATCCGCACGGAGATGCTGCTGACCATGGGCAGCCTGGGAGTGCCCATCGAGAAGCACCACCACGAGGTGGCCTCCGGCGGTCAGGCCGAACTCGGGGTGCGCTTTTTGTCGATGGTAGAGGCGGCGGACGCGCTGCAAATCTACAAGTACGTGATCAAAAACGTCGCCCGCAAGCACGGCAAGGTGGCGACCTTCATGCCCAAGCCAATCTTTAATGACAACGGCACCGGCATGCACACCCACCAGTCGCTCTGGAAGGACGGCCAGCCGCTGTTCGCAGGCGACAAGTACGCCGACTTGAGCGAAATGGCGCTCTACTATATCGGCGGTCTCCTCAAGCACGCCCCGGCGATTCTGGCGTTTTCCAACCCGACCACCAACTCCTACAAGCGCCTGGTGCCCGGTTTCGAGGCGCCGGTGAACCTGGCGTACTCCCAGGGCAACCGCTCCGCTTCGATCCGCATTCCGCTGAGCGGCAAGAGCCCCAAGGCCAAGCGCCTGGAATTCCGCTGCCCCGACGCCAGCTCCAACGCCTACATCGCCTTTGCGGCGATGCTGATGGCGGGTCTCGACGGCATCAAGAACAAAATAGACCCGGGCGAGCCCCTCGATGTCGACATTTACGAGCTGTCCGCCGAGGAGTTGGCCAAGGTGCCCTCCACCCCCGGTTCGCTCTCCGAAGCGCTCAAGGCGCTCGAAGAGGACCACGCTTTTCTGACCGAAGGCGGTGTCTTCAGCGAGGAGCTAATCAACGTCTGGATCGAGTACAAGCTCGAAAAAGAAGTGATCCCGATGTCCCTCAGACCCCACCCCTACGAGTTCTCGCTCTACTTCGACGTCTAA
- a CDS encoding DUF6883 domain-containing protein, with product MKIPQSALIPEQKLTRYLLVPRVRDDKSKYLAQAGFLLSNPEFLLSAINDLIARNDARRDRENEYGTFYEVSGEIQGPNGFRLGVVTIWLQRSLDENFQFVTLKPLKENSK from the coding sequence ATGAAGATCCCCCAGAGTGCGCTAATTCCGGAACAAAAGCTCACGCGGTACCTGTTGGTACCCAGAGTCCGTGACGACAAATCCAAATATTTGGCACAGGCAGGTTTTCTGCTGAGCAATCCAGAGTTTCTACTGTCTGCAATAAACGATTTGATTGCTCGTAACGACGCTAGAAGAGATAGAGAAAATGAGTATGGAACATTCTATGAAGTGTCGGGAGAAATACAAGGTCCAAATGGTTTCAGGCTGGGTGTAGTTACGATTTGGCTTCAAAGATCCCTGGATGAGAATTTCCAGTTTGTCACTCTCAAACCTTTGAAGGAGAACAGCAAATGA
- a CDS encoding RNA polymerase sigma factor — MESAVAPLFENVKQMAVTDLDRLAGKLKPLLRQREASCCNRDYALSARLQAVEAADGALREAGLNLFVEEVARFSRAFLRRKDFWQLGSRPLDAEDFVMEVLIRLTTGELDNFDPARAGFGTWLKATVLRTTFAELKRRDNPYWGRSRNLGLRAERSRTQAQALANPASLNTPLGQGGDAVLQDVLVSRGNSPDFELLEEQCACRFRQAIEALTPEEQVLIERAYAFDESHERIARSLGVTRAAVTRRLGRIRNRLVALLGESFCHDCDGTRFAKEIFGDPHDEP; from the coding sequence ATGGAAAGTGCTGTTGCACCGTTGTTCGAAAATGTGAAGCAGATGGCCGTAACCGACCTCGATCGCCTGGCAGGCAAGCTGAAGCCGCTGTTGCGGCAACGGGAGGCAAGCTGCTGCAATCGGGATTATGCTCTGTCCGCCCGGTTGCAGGCCGTCGAGGCCGCCGACGGGGCGTTGCGCGAAGCGGGATTGAACCTCTTTGTCGAGGAAGTGGCGCGATTTAGCCGGGCGTTTCTCAGGCGCAAAGATTTCTGGCAGTTGGGCAGCCGTCCTCTCGATGCGGAGGATTTTGTCATGGAGGTGCTCATCCGGCTGACGACCGGGGAACTGGACAACTTTGACCCGGCGCGGGCCGGGTTTGGCACCTGGCTGAAGGCCACGGTACTGCGCACGACTTTTGCCGAACTGAAGCGCCGCGACAACCCTTATTGGGGGCGCAGCCGGAACCTGGGGCTGCGCGCCGAGCGCTCGCGCACCCAGGCCCAGGCGCTCGCCAATCCCGCTTCGCTGAATACGCCGCTCGGCCAGGGCGGCGATGCCGTTCTGCAGGATGTGCTGGTGTCAAGGGGAAATTCACCGGATTTTGAGTTGTTGGAAGAGCAGTGCGCCTGCCGTTTCCGCCAGGCCATCGAGGCACTCACGCCGGAGGAGCAGGTGCTCATCGAGCGCGCCTACGCCTTCGACGAAAGCCACGAGCGGATCGCCCGCTCGCTGGGGGTGACCCGGGCGGCCGTCACCCGGCGGCTCGGGCGCATCCGCAACCGACTGGTGGCGCTGTTGGGAGAATCATTTTGTCACGACTGCGATGGAACCCGATTTGCCAAGGAGATCTTTGGAGACCCCCATGATGAACCCTGA
- a CDS encoding S8 family serine peptidase, whose protein sequence is MSSSGFPLHNLRAGALELGGRVVAIQFLLAALFGLWPGVPVNAQPAGAGAEETIGRLGPRVLEFSRRKTVRGKPEAKIDVVVFALPALSETQRSKLEDLGIDAARAVRGGSPLAATPGVLRALSRLDFVVHIDDRHLTKMDSTIASYLAALDGGRPGDNPAALEVEVTLHPDLSAAQRQTLASFGLNPQAIAYDRVVGEVQAQRLEQLAAQECVLGISLPSEEEQQQAPRLPTRIDSPAELAKLHQRGWTGKGVKVAVIDGDFDPKDPRLAGGGVLYAETIGAARNESAASKAHGTAVAAILRVVAPEAQLILLSVGSAPGGNVYRAIDRALALEADVINVSLGKAIPEESFLRGDGPLAQALGYKLAKRGTSLVVAAGNYNRSLAYLADGGRFDGRRLLLGPQQQTQIRFFWPRRLPDNQVFVAWDDEYAPVARRASDLTLEVREARSGKVVGFSNDNQLGSKPPKEVLRLARPGSANFGKPGFIPVTGGGEYFAIAVGSAMPPQTMRGRALRVGVSQGAVLESPSNAASISAAPYALAAQSLMVGALEAKGGKFAIAPHSGRGPQLDGLPRPDVLARDAGALLRGTSAAAPFVSGVVAMLKSLQPDLKPPEIRELLKRTAGRGEAGGIDPVAAIGAVVSANGNTQFLTAVERH, encoded by the coding sequence ATGTCGTCGTCGGGTTTCCCTCTACACAATCTGCGCGCCGGCGCCCTGGAGCTGGGCGGGCGGGTTGTCGCAATCCAGTTCCTGCTTGCCGCCCTTTTCGGCCTGTGGCCGGGGGTACCGGTGAACGCCCAACCGGCGGGGGCCGGAGCGGAGGAGACCATAGGCCGCCTCGGGCCGCGGGTGCTCGAATTTAGCCGGCGCAAAACCGTGCGCGGCAAACCGGAAGCCAAAATCGACGTGGTCGTCTTCGCCTTGCCCGCGCTGAGCGAAACCCAGCGCAGCAAACTCGAAGATCTGGGCATCGATGCGGCGCGGGCCGTCCGGGGCGGCTCGCCGCTGGCGGCGACGCCGGGGGTGCTCCGGGCGCTGTCTCGTCTCGATTTTGTGGTGCACATCGACGACCGGCACCTCACCAAGATGGATTCGACCATCGCCAGCTACCTGGCTGCCCTGGACGGCGGCCGTCCCGGAGATAACCCGGCAGCACTCGAAGTCGAAGTCACCCTGCATCCCGACCTTAGCGCAGCCCAAAGGCAAACCCTCGCAAGCTTCGGCCTCAACCCGCAGGCAATCGCCTACGACCGGGTAGTGGGAGAAGTCCAAGCCCAACGGCTCGAACAACTCGCCGCCCAGGAGTGCGTACTGGGAATTTCGCTTCCCAGCGAAGAAGAACAACAGCAGGCTCCTCGACTGCCGACCCGGATCGACAGCCCCGCCGAGCTGGCCAAGTTGCACCAGCGCGGCTGGACCGGCAAGGGCGTCAAAGTGGCTGTGATCGACGGCGACTTTGATCCCAAAGACCCACGGCTCGCCGGCGGCGGGGTGCTGTACGCCGAGACCATTGGTGCAGCACGCAACGAGAGTGCCGCCAGTAAGGCCCATGGCACCGCCGTCGCCGCCATCTTGCGGGTGGTCGCTCCCGAGGCGCAGTTGATTTTGCTCTCGGTAGGCAGTGCTCCCGGCGGCAATGTCTACCGGGCGATTGACCGGGCATTGGCGCTGGAGGCCGATGTGATCAACGTCTCGCTGGGTAAGGCGATTCCTGAAGAGAGCTTTTTGCGCGGCGACGGCCCGCTCGCCCAGGCTTTAGGCTACAAGCTCGCCAAGCGCGGCACTTCGCTGGTGGTGGCTGCGGGCAACTACAACCGTTCGCTTGCCTACCTTGCCGACGGCGGCCGCTTCGACGGCCGCAGGCTGCTGCTGGGGCCGCAGCAGCAGACCCAGATCCGCTTTTTCTGGCCGCGCCGGTTACCGGACAATCAGGTCTTCGTCGCCTGGGACGACGAGTACGCTCCGGTGGCCCGGCGCGCGAGCGATCTGACCCTCGAAGTGCGCGAGGCGCGCTCCGGCAAAGTCGTAGGCTTCTCCAACGACAACCAGTTAGGCAGCAAGCCGCCCAAGGAGGTGCTGCGGCTGGCCCGGCCCGGCTCCGCCAACTTCGGCAAGCCCGGCTTCATCCCGGTCACCGGCGGCGGTGAATATTTTGCGATCGCGGTCGGTAGCGCCATGCCCCCCCAGACCATGCGCGGCCGGGCGCTGCGGGTCGGTGTGAGCCAGGGAGCCGTGCTCGAATCGCCCAGCAACGCCGCGAGCATCAGTGCCGCCCCCTACGCCCTCGCCGCCCAGAGTCTGATGGTCGGCGCCCTGGAGGCCAAGGGGGGCAAGTTCGCCATCGCCCCCCACAGCGGCCGCGGTCCCCAACTGGATGGCCTACCCCGCCCCGACGTGCTCGCCCGCGACGCCGGAGCGCTGCTGCGCGGCACCTCCGCTGCCGCGCCCTTTGTGAGTGGAGTGGTCGCTATGCTCAAAAGCCTCCAGCCGGATCTCAAGCCACCTGAGATCCGTGAGCTGCTCAAGCGCACCGCCGGCCGCGGTGAAGCCGGCGGCATCGACCCGGTAGCGGCGATCGGCGCGGTGGTCTCCGCCAACGGCAACACCCAATTTCTGACGGCCGTCGAGCGTCACTGA
- the argH gene encoding argininosuccinate lyase, which yields MTATPWSARFEAGLHPTVAAFNASIGFDIELIEYDLSGSAAHARMLAHSGILSEAEAEALVGGLEQIRSEWRTGRFCPGLEQEDVHYAVERRLVELVGEVGKKLHTARSRNDQVGTDLRLWLRDRIDRIVGRLGAFQRTLLDLAACHVETLIPGYTHLQRAQPVSLAHHLLAYIEMGERDIERLTQIRARVNVCPLGSGALAGTVLPIDRHYTAQLLGFVTLSENSLDAVSDRDYVVEFLAAASLIAVHLSRLSEEIILWASQEFRFVALTDRCATGSSLMPQKKNPDVPELVRGKTGRIFGHLMGMLTVLKGLPLAYNKDLQEDKEGIFDAARSVESSLEAMTILLAEGIVFQPDRLAGAVEEDFSNATDAADYLVRKGVPFREAYGVIGAVVKHCLKSQALLRELPIAQWRHFHPAFDEDLYAAITPRTVVAARNSYGGTGFEQVRAALGRAEARWQGHFPSAAAH from the coding sequence ATGACCGCCACCCCCTGGAGCGCCCGCTTTGAAGCGGGCCTGCACCCGACCGTCGCCGCCTTTAATGCGAGCATCGGCTTCGACATCGAGCTTATCGAGTACGACCTGAGCGGCTCGGCGGCCCACGCCCGGATGCTGGCCCATAGCGGCATCCTCAGCGAAGCGGAGGCTGAGGCGCTAGTCGGTGGTCTTGAGCAGATCCGCTCGGAGTGGCGCACCGGTCGGTTCTGTCCGGGTCTTGAACAAGAGGATGTGCACTATGCCGTCGAGCGGCGGCTGGTGGAACTGGTGGGCGAGGTGGGCAAGAAACTGCACACGGCCCGCTCGCGCAACGACCAGGTGGGTACCGACCTCAGGCTGTGGCTGCGCGATCGGATCGACCGGATTGTCGGGCGACTTGGCGCATTTCAGCGCACCCTGCTGGATCTGGCCGCTTGCCACGTCGAGACGCTCATTCCCGGTTATACCCACCTGCAGCGGGCACAACCGGTGAGCCTCGCCCACCACCTGCTTGCCTACATCGAGATGGGCGAGCGCGACATCGAGCGGCTGACGCAGATCCGCGCGCGCGTCAACGTCTGTCCGCTGGGCTCCGGGGCGCTCGCCGGAACGGTCCTACCCATCGACCGGCACTACACCGCTCAGCTTCTCGGTTTTGTCACCCTCAGCGAAAATTCGCTCGATGCGGTGAGCGACCGCGACTATGTGGTCGAATTTCTGGCGGCAGCGAGCCTGATTGCCGTGCACCTGAGCCGGCTTTCAGAAGAAATCATCCTCTGGGCTTCGCAAGAATTTCGCTTTGTTGCCCTCACCGACCGCTGTGCCACCGGCTCCAGCCTGATGCCCCAAAAGAAAAATCCGGACGTGCCGGAACTGGTGCGCGGCAAGACGGGCCGCATCTTTGGTCACCTGATGGGGATGCTCACCGTACTTAAGGGGCTGCCGCTCGCCTACAACAAAGACCTGCAGGAGGACAAAGAGGGTATCTTCGATGCGGCGCGCTCGGTCGAAAGTTCTCTAGAGGCGATGACAATTCTGCTGGCCGAGGGCATCGTCTTTCAGCCCGACCGGCTTGCCGGGGCTGTCGAAGAAGATTTCTCCAACGCTACCGACGCCGCCGACTACCTGGTGCGCAAGGGGGTGCCCTTCCGGGAGGCCTACGGCGTGATCGGAGCGGTGGTCAAGCATTGCTTAAAATCGCAGGCGCTGCTGCGGGAGCTGCCCATTGCCCAGTGGCGGCACTTTCATCCAGCCTTCGACGAGGATCTCTACGCGGCTATCACCCCCAGAACGGTGGTGGCCGCCCGCAACAGCTACGGCGGCACCGGCTTCGAGCAGGTGCGCGCCGCCCTCGGGCGCGCCGAGGCCCGCTGGCAAGGACATTTCCCCTCCGCTGCGGCCCATTAA
- a CDS encoding FG-GAP repeat domain-containing protein, translated as MKIFDIPGVMGQAIGVRGGLLIASMAGVALVLASSSAPAQTACAQSDFNCDGKPDILWRNYGTFNAGKTGVWFMNGTTYLSYADLPVETNPDWQIVGTGNFNTDGKPDIIWRNKATGANSVWLMNGTQRLSTATLPAQSDPNWQMVGVADFNADAKSDLVWRNKVTGENSVWLMNGTTRTSTAELPTWTGTAWQAVGVGDFNADKKPDLLWRNSTTGQNTIWYMNGTTRTSTANLPTQADLNWEIGGAKDLNNDGKAEVLWRNQTSGENAVWNLNGTKVSSTPFLPPVNVYAPVDRTASNGLTSNPRTDAENMILFLDSQAIAYGQN; from the coding sequence ATGAAGATTTTCGACATTCCAGGTGTCATGGGTCAGGCGATTGGCGTCCGGGGGGGCCTGCTGATCGCGTCGATGGCCGGTGTGGCGCTGGTGCTCGCAAGCAGCTCCGCGCCCGCCCAGACTGCCTGCGCCCAGAGCGATTTCAATTGCGACGGCAAGCCGGACATCCTCTGGCGCAACTACGGCACTTTTAACGCCGGCAAGACGGGCGTGTGGTTCATGAACGGCACCACCTATCTTTCTTACGCCGATCTGCCGGTGGAGACCAATCCCGACTGGCAGATCGTGGGGACGGGCAATTTCAACACCGACGGCAAACCCGATATCATCTGGCGCAACAAGGCCACCGGTGCGAATTCCGTGTGGCTGATGAACGGCACCCAGCGCCTCTCGACGGCCACCCTACCTGCCCAGAGCGATCCGAACTGGCAGATGGTGGGTGTGGCGGACTTCAACGCCGACGCCAAGTCCGACCTGGTCTGGCGCAACAAAGTTACGGGCGAAAATTCCGTCTGGCTGATGAATGGCACCACCCGGACTTCAACTGCTGAGTTGCCCACCTGGACTGGCACCGCCTGGCAGGCCGTGGGTGTGGGCGACTTCAACGCCGACAAAAAGCCCGATTTGCTCTGGCGCAACAGCACCACCGGCCAGAACACCATCTGGTACATGAACGGCACCACCCGCACCTCGACCGCCAACCTGCCCACCCAGGCCGATCTCAACTGGGAAATCGGTGGGGCGAAAGACCTCAACAACGACGGCAAGGCCGAAGTCCTCTGGCGCAACCAGACTAGCGGTGAGAACGCCGTCTGGAACCTGAACGGCACTAAAGTCTCCTCGACCCCCTTCTTGCCGCCTGTGAACGTGTACGCACCGGTCGATCGCACAGCCAGTAACGGTTTGACGAGCAATCCTCGGACAGATGCTGAGAACATGATTTTGTTTCTCGACTCGCAGGCTATTGCCTACGGACAGAACTGA
- the tadA gene encoding tRNA adenosine(34) deaminase TadA, with translation MKSHSEWMALALDLAREAGRVGEVPVGALVVDAAGALIATGANRRERDYDPTAHAEIVAMRAACTKLRDWRLVGCTLYVTLEPCAMCASAILQSRLGLLVYGADDPKAGAVGSVLNLPASAVSFHRLPIVAGIEERACRRLLSDWFEQHRSRDKLL, from the coding sequence GTGAAAAGTCACAGCGAGTGGATGGCCCTTGCCTTAGATCTGGCGCGCGAGGCGGGCCGGGTAGGGGAGGTGCCCGTGGGTGCGCTGGTGGTGGATGCGGCCGGAGCGCTCATTGCCACCGGCGCCAACCGCCGCGAGCGCGACTATGACCCGACCGCCCACGCCGAGATCGTGGCGATGCGCGCCGCCTGCACGAAGCTGCGCGACTGGCGGCTGGTCGGCTGCACGCTCTACGTCACCCTGGAGCCCTGTGCAATGTGCGCCAGTGCGATATTGCAATCGCGCCTGGGTCTACTGGTCTACGGCGCTGACGATCCAAAGGCCGGGGCCGTAGGTTCAGTACTGAACTTACCGGCAAGCGCCGTAAGCTTTCACCGTCTGCCCATTGTTGCCGGCATTGAAGAGCGGGCCTGCCGACGGCTGTTAAGCGATTGGTTCGAGCAGCACCGTAGTAGGGATAAACTCCTATAG